GGAAATCATGCCCGCCTTGGCATCCGCCTCGGCCTGCCCCACGATCTGATACTGGACCGGCTTTTCGTCCTCGTCCAGCAGCGTCACCGTCGCGCCGAAGATCACCTTGTCCCCCGACAGGGTCTTGGGATCGATCACCTGCGCGCGGGACAGCTTGTCTTCCAGATCGGCGATGGTAGCTTCGACCTGGCCCTGCCGTTCCTTGGCCGCATGATATTCGGCATTTTCCGACAGGTCGCCATGCGCGCGCGCTTCTTCGATCGCATCCACGATCAGAGGCCGCTCAGCCTTCAACTCGCGAAGCTGCGCCGTGAGCTTGTCATAGCCCATTTGAAGCATCGGCATCTTCTCGACGGTCGCCATTATTGCAAATCCTTCGTCAAAACTTCCCTCTGGCGGCTCCATGGTCGAGGCCACCCGCAGCGTGTTCCTTCATGCAGGGGGTCAGGCTTGCGGCCTTGGATAATAGGACTGGAGCGACCGCACTTCAAGGGCATGGCCACGCAGCGCCTCGATTGCGTCCGCCGCCGCGACGCTCGCTGCCGCCGTGGTGAAGATCGCGACCTTTTGCCGCAGGGCGCTGGTGCGGATCGCCTTGCTGTCCTTCAGAGACTGCCAACCTTCGGTTGTGTTGAAGATCAGGTCCACGCCGCCATCGGTGATGCGGTCGACGATGTGGGGGCGGCCCTGCGCCACCTTGTTCACCGTTTCGACCGGGATGCCGTTTTCTTCCAAAAAGCGCGTGGTGCCGCCCGTGGCGATGATCCGGAACCCCATTTCCACCAGCTTGCGCGCCGCAGGCAGGATCACCGGCTTGTCACTGTCCTTCAAGGAAATGAACACCGTCCCTTGCATGGGC
This genomic window from Sphingobium cloacae contains:
- the greA gene encoding transcription elongation factor GreA, which produces MATVEKMPMLQMGYDKLTAQLRELKAERPLIVDAIEEARAHGDLSENAEYHAAKERQGQVEATIADLEDKLSRAQVIDPKTLSGDKVIFGATVTLLDEDEKPVQYQIVGQAEADAKAGMISYNSPLGRALIGREVGDEVEVSVPAGDKFYLIDKIAFV